Proteins encoded by one window of Streptomyces sp. NBC_01571:
- a CDS encoding SDR family NAD(P)-dependent oxidoreductase: MDSLDGLTCTVVIRGSDPVLRDHRVHGTRILPGVSFLDIILRVVRARGADPGGVELRRVLFRNPVAAGPDFDTELTLRFARDDGHFRVSVTGTRRPSGQSEPVLDCQLYLSLPFPQRRRDLEALRAAARQTVDMADLYTTVRATGIEHGEFMRALGTLHAGPDELLADLSLSAQAAEYAEYFHLHPAALDSSTLLPTQFAEAVPGDEARPYIPMLIESVRAAGPLGSQTLVHATPPRPAGPDGDLTTCDLEFHAPDGTVVAWLHGLTSKRIRDAAAITRLEARPPAAQDGDRIVRELIEARTGRADFDETAGFYELGLDSTALLGIAADLERVFGVDFSPTLLFEHNTFTLLADHLQQYEVVATPPAEPVTETTAETTTTADTEVPAEVVWFEAHWHTAALPPPGVPETHWVTTGAHNRADWPSALADTAAAGVLWQPADPADLTGEAVALSEFLAAAIRAGRSTLRLVCHVEDDDAPVTAVAGLFRTAVRENPGIRAAVVRSPRRADALAELAAGAPDVEVRYAHGTRRIRLARPMPAPADRASLRERGVYLITGGLGGVGLALARHLARSVHARLVLGGRTPADPSVTAELTALGAEAVTVVMDVTRADDVDRAVRTAVDRFGVLHGVVHAAGVLRDGLLAGKKADDIRAVLAPKVDGARHLEAATRRLSLDFLVLCSSTAGTWGNPGQADYACANAYLDLLAGTRRDIVSVGWPAWAEGGMPVDDAALRRMGLRELETPAAVDVLLAAVGSGRSHVVVLNGDPARITAEFTPPQADPEPVGTDDDAIAVVGISGRYPMARDLDEFWANLRDGRDCISTVPADRWDHAAIYSEDRHTPGRSYGKWGGFISGVDEFDAGFFHISPNEAAVLDPQERLFLQEAWHAFEEAGHAPSAWRGRSVGVFAGVMYNQYQLYGVGAEPGPVPSSFSASIANRVSYFLDLRGPSIALDSMCSSSLTALHLAVEAIRQGECEAALAGGVNLAVHPNKYLLLSQSSFLSTDGRCRAFGEGGDGYVPGEGVGVLLLRPLRDALRDGDHVHAVIRGTAVNHGGRTAGFSVPNPASQAALIAGSLRRAAVDPDHLGYLEAHGTGTSLGDPIEVAALEDAFDRIGAGPGPWPIGSVKSNIGHLESAAGVAALTKVVLQLRHRELVPSLHADLLSSAVRWETARFRVQRERAPWPGRADAPRTAAISSFGAGGANAHVVLAEWPKPPAVPEPTEPRLFVVSARDTARLDESVARLVTHLEGTGGDVAAAVTALLTEVGATAARPDEPFAELGLDFPQLADLAHRVQAVFGTRPAIDGETTAEGLAAALPTAAVAVDPAALAYTLWSGREHLDERLAVVATTNAELLTALRTGVGCHRGRRRKPAAAVTGDDLDALAATWVTGAEIAPPMPARARRLSLPGYPFARDRHWVTTGTDPGRARADLVELPGGHVLSAQISRDGHGWLADHAVDGNTLVPGTFFADLALQAGARLGRPVVAELVIEAPLPFGDADLRLTAARPGDDGRCAFEVHARAAGEPAWTRHATGALAPAGGVATEPPPLPGDAEELDLTGFYDRLPGYGPAFQGLRCAWRAGDTVYADVTVPGGDAGPYAVHPVLLDAALHAVALGGFVPGGRAHLPFAWSAIRVAASGAVAARACVAPVRPGVVSVRLTDAAGGLVASVDAVTLRPAGASADPLYRVDWVPLDDIGPGSPGRYAVVGPDRDGIGAALTAADVTVTRADTPAALTEPAEVVIVPVTATGTSASAAFELTRDVLAQARHWLGETRFGGARLVFVATDPGPATAAAWGLLRSAQSEHPGRFGLVELSGKDAAQILPRALATGEPQLAVRDGRVLAARLVRAPATEAPPPRRPGTLLVTGGSGGLATPVVHHLVAEHGFTDVLLVSRSGRVPAGLSGLNARIEPVVCDVGDRDALAALLAGRTIGTVVHAAGVLDDGVVTALDTGRLETVWRAKADGAHHLHELLPEAELVLFSSAAGVLGGPGQGNYAAANAYLDALARHRVAAGGRAVSVAWGPWDLDDGMTADRERLARAGLAPLTAEAGLRLLDAALAGTEPEVVALRWGPDTPAVVPPILGGLLSAAPAVVADPGLAGLGSAELRAHLSGLVRGEAAAVLGYAGAAAIDPGRSFQELGFDSLSSVEFRNRLGAALGLTLEATLVFDHPTPGDLVEHLAGRFNGDTGGADDLPALFADFDRLAAGLTGAATDEVFRGRVVQRVRELLTALSPETAEAPLDVFATATDDEVFALIDAELGSPIPGQEDR, encoded by the coding sequence ATGGACTCCTTAGACGGGCTGACCTGTACCGTCGTGATCCGGGGCAGCGACCCCGTGTTGCGCGACCACCGTGTTCACGGCACCCGGATCCTGCCCGGGGTGTCGTTTCTCGACATCATCCTGCGGGTGGTGCGAGCCCGGGGCGCCGATCCCGGCGGTGTCGAGCTGCGCCGTGTGCTGTTCCGCAACCCGGTCGCCGCCGGGCCGGACTTCGACACCGAGCTGACGCTGCGCTTCGCCCGCGACGACGGGCACTTCCGGGTGTCGGTCACCGGCACCCGCCGCCCCTCCGGGCAGAGCGAACCGGTCCTGGACTGCCAGCTGTACCTGAGCCTGCCGTTCCCGCAGCGCCGGCGGGACCTGGAGGCCCTGCGCGCCGCCGCACGGCAGACCGTCGACATGGCCGACCTGTACACGACGGTCCGCGCGACCGGTATCGAGCACGGCGAGTTCATGCGGGCCCTCGGCACCCTGCACGCCGGGCCGGACGAACTGCTAGCGGACCTCTCGCTGAGCGCCCAGGCCGCCGAGTACGCCGAGTACTTCCACCTCCATCCCGCGGCGCTGGACTCCTCGACGCTGCTGCCCACCCAGTTCGCCGAGGCCGTGCCGGGCGACGAGGCACGCCCGTACATCCCGATGCTGATCGAATCGGTCCGGGCCGCAGGACCGCTGGGCTCGCAGACCCTGGTGCACGCCACCCCGCCGCGCCCGGCCGGGCCCGACGGCGACCTGACCACGTGTGACCTGGAGTTCCACGCCCCGGACGGGACCGTCGTCGCTTGGCTGCACGGCCTGACCTCCAAACGGATCCGGGACGCCGCGGCGATCACCCGCCTTGAGGCACGCCCCCCGGCGGCGCAGGACGGCGACCGGATCGTCCGTGAGCTGATCGAGGCGAGGACCGGCCGCGCCGACTTCGACGAGACGGCAGGGTTCTACGAGCTCGGCCTGGACTCGACGGCGCTGCTGGGGATCGCCGCCGACCTGGAACGGGTCTTCGGCGTCGACTTCTCCCCGACCCTGCTGTTCGAGCACAACACGTTCACCCTGCTGGCCGACCACCTACAGCAGTACGAGGTCGTGGCGACCCCGCCCGCGGAACCGGTGACCGAGACGACCGCCGAGACCACGACGACCGCCGACACCGAGGTGCCCGCCGAGGTGGTGTGGTTCGAGGCGCACTGGCACACGGCCGCGCTGCCGCCGCCCGGAGTGCCTGAGACGCACTGGGTCACCACCGGCGCGCACAACCGGGCGGACTGGCCGTCCGCGCTCGCGGACACCGCCGCGGCCGGTGTGCTGTGGCAGCCCGCCGATCCGGCCGACCTCACCGGTGAGGCGGTCGCGCTGAGCGAGTTCCTGGCAGCCGCGATCCGCGCGGGGCGGAGCACCCTGCGGCTGGTCTGCCACGTCGAGGACGACGACGCGCCGGTCACCGCTGTCGCGGGCCTGTTCCGCACCGCGGTGCGGGAGAACCCGGGCATACGGGCCGCGGTGGTCCGTTCGCCACGCCGGGCCGACGCGCTGGCCGAACTGGCGGCCGGGGCACCGGACGTGGAGGTGCGCTACGCGCACGGCACCCGCCGGATCCGACTCGCCCGGCCCATGCCGGCACCGGCGGACCGGGCGTCCCTGCGAGAGCGCGGCGTCTACCTGATCACCGGAGGGCTCGGCGGGGTCGGGCTGGCCCTGGCCCGGCATCTGGCCCGGTCGGTGCACGCCCGGCTCGTCCTGGGCGGCCGCACCCCGGCCGATCCGTCCGTGACCGCCGAGCTGACAGCCCTCGGCGCCGAGGCGGTCACCGTGGTGATGGACGTGACCCGCGCGGACGATGTGGACCGCGCGGTGCGCACCGCGGTGGACCGCTTCGGAGTGCTGCACGGGGTGGTGCACGCCGCCGGCGTGCTGCGTGACGGGTTGCTGGCAGGGAAGAAGGCCGATGACATACGGGCGGTGCTCGCCCCCAAGGTCGACGGCGCCCGTCACCTCGAGGCAGCCACCCGGCGCCTGAGCCTGGACTTCCTGGTGCTCTGCTCGTCCACTGCCGGCACCTGGGGCAATCCGGGGCAGGCCGACTACGCGTGTGCGAACGCGTACCTGGACCTGCTCGCCGGCACCCGCCGCGACATCGTGTCGGTGGGCTGGCCGGCCTGGGCGGAAGGCGGCATGCCGGTCGATGACGCCGCGCTGCGCCGGATGGGCCTGCGGGAGCTGGAGACCCCGGCCGCCGTCGACGTACTGCTGGCCGCCGTGGGCAGCGGCCGCTCCCACGTCGTGGTCCTGAACGGGGACCCGGCCCGGATCACGGCCGAGTTCACCCCGCCGCAGGCGGACCCCGAGCCGGTCGGCACCGACGACGACGCGATCGCCGTGGTGGGCATCAGCGGCCGCTACCCGATGGCCCGTGACCTCGACGAGTTCTGGGCAAACCTGCGCGACGGCCGTGACTGCATCAGCACGGTGCCGGCCGACCGCTGGGACCACGCGGCGATCTACTCCGAAGACCGCCACACGCCGGGACGCTCGTACGGCAAATGGGGCGGGTTCATTTCGGGGGTGGATGAGTTCGACGCGGGGTTCTTCCACATCTCGCCGAACGAGGCGGCCGTGCTGGACCCGCAGGAGCGGCTGTTCCTGCAGGAGGCGTGGCACGCGTTCGAGGAGGCCGGCCATGCGCCGTCGGCCTGGCGCGGCCGGTCCGTCGGCGTGTTCGCCGGGGTGATGTACAACCAGTACCAGCTGTACGGCGTCGGCGCGGAGCCGGGCCCGGTGCCCTCGTCGTTCAGCGCGTCGATCGCCAACCGGGTGTCGTACTTCCTGGACCTCCGCGGACCGAGCATCGCCCTGGACAGCATGTGCTCGTCCTCGCTGACCGCGCTGCACTTGGCCGTCGAGGCCATCCGGCAGGGGGAGTGCGAGGCGGCCCTGGCCGGTGGCGTCAACCTGGCCGTGCACCCGAACAAGTACCTGCTGCTGAGCCAGTCCTCCTTCCTGTCCACCGACGGGCGTTGCCGCGCCTTCGGCGAGGGCGGGGACGGCTACGTGCCCGGCGAGGGCGTCGGCGTGCTGCTGCTGCGCCCGCTGCGGGACGCGCTGCGGGACGGCGACCATGTGCACGCCGTCATCCGTGGTACCGCGGTCAACCACGGCGGCCGTACCGCCGGATTCTCCGTGCCGAACCCGGCATCGCAGGCCGCCCTGATCGCCGGGTCGCTGCGGCGCGCCGCGGTAGACCCCGACCACCTCGGCTACCTGGAGGCGCACGGCACCGGCACCAGCCTCGGCGACCCGATCGAGGTCGCCGCGCTGGAGGACGCCTTCGACCGGATCGGCGCCGGCCCGGGCCCCTGGCCGATCGGGTCGGTCAAGTCGAACATCGGGCATCTGGAGTCCGCGGCCGGCGTCGCGGCGCTCACCAAGGTCGTACTCCAACTGCGTCATCGGGAACTCGTCCCGTCCCTGCACGCCGACCTGCTGTCCAGCGCGGTGCGGTGGGAGACCGCTCGGTTCCGGGTGCAGCGCGAACGGGCGCCGTGGCCGGGACGTGCGGACGCGCCGCGGACCGCGGCGATCAGCTCTTTCGGTGCCGGCGGGGCCAACGCGCACGTCGTCCTCGCCGAGTGGCCGAAGCCGCCGGCCGTGCCGGAACCGACCGAGCCGCGGCTGTTCGTGGTGTCCGCCCGGGACACCGCCCGCCTCGACGAGAGCGTGGCCCGGCTGGTGACCCACTTGGAGGGCACCGGCGGGGACGTGGCCGCGGCCGTGACCGCGCTGCTGACCGAGGTCGGTGCGACCGCGGCACGGCCCGACGAGCCGTTCGCCGAGTTGGGCCTGGACTTCCCGCAACTGGCCGACCTCGCCCACCGCGTTCAGGCGGTGTTCGGAACCCGCCCGGCGATCGACGGCGAGACCACCGCCGAGGGCCTGGCCGCCGCCCTGCCCACGGCCGCCGTTGCGGTGGACCCGGCGGCGCTGGCGTACACCTTGTGGTCCGGGCGTGAGCACCTGGACGAGCGGCTCGCCGTCGTGGCCACGACCAACGCCGAACTCCTGACGGCGCTGCGCACCGGGGTCGGCTGCCACCGCGGCCGCCGGCGGAAACCGGCCGCCGCGGTGACCGGTGACGACCTCGACGCGCTCGCCGCCACCTGGGTCACCGGGGCCGAGATCGCCCCGCCGATGCCGGCGCGAGCGCGCCGGCTGTCGCTGCCCGGCTACCCGTTCGCCCGGGACCGGCACTGGGTGACCACCGGCACGGACCCCGGCCGGGCGCGGGCCGACCTGGTGGAGCTGCCCGGCGGACATGTGCTGTCGGCCCAGATCTCGCGGGACGGCCACGGCTGGCTGGCCGACCACGCCGTCGACGGGAACACGCTGGTGCCCGGCACGTTCTTCGCCGACCTGGCCCTGCAGGCCGGCGCCCGGCTCGGCCGGCCGGTCGTGGCCGAGCTGGTGATCGAGGCGCCGCTGCCGTTCGGCGACGCCGACCTGCGGCTCACCGCGGCCCGGCCCGGCGACGACGGGCGGTGCGCCTTCGAGGTGCACGCCCGCGCCGCCGGAGAACCGGCCTGGACCCGGCACGCCACGGGCGCGCTCGCCCCCGCAGGTGGCGTCGCGACCGAGCCGCCACCGCTGCCCGGCGACGCCGAGGAACTCGACCTCACCGGCTTCTACGACCGGCTGCCCGGCTACGGTCCCGCCTTCCAGGGACTGCGCTGCGCCTGGCGGGCCGGCGACACCGTGTACGCGGACGTCACCGTGCCCGGCGGTGACGCCGGCCCGTACGCCGTGCACCCGGTTCTTCTCGACGCGGCGCTGCACGCGGTGGCTCTCGGCGGATTCGTCCCCGGCGGCCGCGCCCACCTGCCGTTCGCCTGGTCTGCGATCCGGGTCGCGGCGAGCGGCGCGGTCGCCGCGCGGGCCTGCGTCGCCCCGGTCCGGCCCGGTGTCGTCTCGGTGCGGCTCACCGATGCTGCCGGCGGGCTGGTCGCCTCGGTGGACGCGGTGACCCTGCGCCCCGCCGGAGCTTCGGCCGACCCGCTCTACCGCGTCGACTGGGTGCCTCTCGACGACATCGGTCCCGGCTCGCCCGGCCGGTACGCCGTCGTGGGCCCGGACCGGGACGGCATCGGCGCCGCGCTCACCGCCGCGGACGTGACCGTGACCCGAGCCGACACTCCGGCGGCGCTGACCGAACCCGCCGAGGTGGTGATCGTGCCGGTCACCGCGACGGGGACGTCGGCGTCCGCCGCGTTCGAGCTGACCCGTGACGTCCTCGCCCAGGCCCGGCACTGGCTCGGCGAGACCCGCTTCGGCGGCGCCCGCCTGGTCTTCGTCGCCACCGATCCGGGCCCGGCCACGGCCGCCGCATGGGGGCTGCTGCGCTCGGCGCAGTCCGAGCACCCCGGCCGCTTCGGTCTCGTCGAGCTGTCCGGGAAGGACGCGGCGCAGATTCTGCCGCGTGCCCTGGCCACCGGCGAGCCGCAGTTGGCGGTCCGCGACGGGCGGGTGCTGGCGGCGCGCCTGGTGCGCGCTCCGGCCACCGAGGCGCCGCCGCCGCGCCGGCCGGGCACGCTGCTCGTCACCGGCGGCAGCGGTGGCCTCGCCACCCCGGTGGTACATCACCTGGTCGCCGAACACGGATTCACCGACGTGCTCCTGGTCAGCCGCAGCGGGCGCGTCCCCGCGGGCCTCTCCGGGCTGAACGCGCGGATCGAGCCGGTCGTCTGCGACGTCGGTGACCGGGACGCGCTGGCCGCGCTGCTGGCCGGCCGGACGATCGGCACCGTGGTGCACGCCGCCGGGGTGCTCGATGACGGGGTGGTGACCGCGCTGGACACCGGCCGGCTGGAGACCGTGTGGCGGGCCAAGGCCGATGGCGCCCACCACCTCCACGAGCTGTTGCCCGAGGCCGAGCTGGTGCTCTTCTCCTCGGCGGCCGGCGTGCTCGGCGGGCCCGGCCAGGGCAACTACGCCGCGGCCAACGCGTATCTGGACGCGCTGGCCCGGCACCGGGTCGCGGCAGGTGGCCGGGCGGTCTCGGTGGCCTGGGGGCCGTGGGACCTCGACGACGGTATGACCGCCGACCGCGAACGCCTGGCCCGCGCGGGTCTCGCACCGCTGACGGCCGAGGCGGGACTGCGCCTGCTGGACGCCGCCCTGGCCGGTACGGAACCGGAGGTGGTCGCGCTGCGGTGGGGCCCGGACACCCCGGCGGTCGTCCCCCCGATACTGGGCGGCCTGCTGAGCGCCGCACCGGCCGTCGTCGCCGACCCGGGCCTGGCCGGGCTGGGATCCGCGGAGCTGCGCGCTCACCTCTCCGGCCTGGTCCGCGGCGAGGCCGCGGCCGTGCTCGGCTACGCCGGTGCCGCCGCGATCGACCCGGGGCGCTCCTTCCAGGAACTGGGTTTCGACTCGCTGAGCTCGGTGGAGTTCCGCAACCGCCTCGGCGCGGCGCTCGGCCTGACGCTGGAGGCGACCCTCGTCTTCGACCATCCCACCCCCGGCGATCTGGTGGAGCACCTCGCCGGGCGGTTCAACGGCGACACCGGTGGGGCCGACGACCTGCCGGCGCTGTTCGCCGACTTCGACCGCCTCGCCGCCGGCCTGACCGGGGCGGCCACCGACGAGGTGTTTCGCGGCCGGGTGGTGCAACGGGTGCGTGAGCTGCTCACGGCCCTGAGCCCGGAGACCGCCGAGGCGCCCCTGGATGTGTTCGCCACCGCGACCGACGACGAGGTGTTCGCCCTGATCGACGCCGAGCTCGGCAGCCCCATACCGGGTCAGGAGGACCGATGA